The Paenibacillus sp. 481 DNA window TAAAGGTCAAAACTCCCGTTCCGGCGGTGGCGTGCGTCCAGGCTTCGAGGGTGGACAAAATCCACTTTACCGTCGTGTGCCTAAGCGCGGTTTCATCAACCCGACTCGCAAAGAGTACGCGGTTGTGAACGTAACGGATTTGAACCGCTTCGAGGCTGGTACAGAAGTTACTCCAGAGCTTTTGATGGAACAAGGCATCGTTAAAAACCCATTGAGCGGAATTAAGATCTTGGGTAACGGTGATTTGTCCGTTAAATTGACGGTCAAAGCAAACAAGTTCTCTCAAACTGCGGTAGAGAAGATCGAGGCTGCCGGCGGTAAATCCGAGGTGATCTAATGTTTAAGACCGTTTCGAATATTTGGCGAGTCGAGGACCTGAGACGTAAAATTCTTTTTACACTCATGCTCCTTATCATTTATCGGATAGGTTCCTTTATTCCGGTTCCTGGTGTC harbors:
- the rplO gene encoding 50S ribosomal protein L15, with the protein product MKLNELSPAAGSRQKRNRVGRGIATGNGKTAGRGHKGQNSRSGGGVRPGFEGGQNPLYRRVPKRGFINPTRKEYAVVNVTDLNRFEAGTEVTPELLMEQGIVKNPLSGIKILGNGDLSVKLTVKANKFSQTAVEKIEAAGGKSEVI